A genomic region of Candidatus Buchananbacteria bacterium contains the following coding sequences:
- a CDS encoding DUF2079 domain-containing protein, which yields MKPSVIQSWITTHNRQILFAAIALYSGLFSLIAIWKYHNFYYTAIDLAIFNQTFFNSLLGNWFGLTIHPPSYLGDHFSPLLILLLPFYALTKNPESLLILLATINGLSAWPLYLIAKKALGAKLALPVALAWLLNPVVQNTTLFEFNFLSFAVFFLFWAFYSYQRKKFLPAVLFLLLAMLAREDVSLVVLMFGIVALGQKKSWRWVVTPLIMGLVYFSAAVFVIKVFAPADEYKFFIYYPWINHLTTQPWLPIIYLLRPNNIIYLIGLGLTVVFLPLISPLFLLLGAIIALQLLLGGSGGGQLLLETHYSSLLLPALFIASIYGLKKIFDPNQKPTIIKLVNQHRALLTTLLVFGVFYASVTLGPASGIWQHRHRTDNSKARATMLRQIPDDQAVASSYQFLPTLSSRKNIYSFNYAFLGKQQFLRSDYKLPEDTTWIALDFSDLITYQIQYGFNPYYQNQYQAALKTWPKLLDDFGLVAITDSYALYQRNATAAFELVKILDTPPINANAVSLTNGVIFLGYQKEAGQYQLLWQLMLPQEIPYRIRLELIKDGKTVYQKLYPFGYDLLLNAPAGPANVQTNYWFNPDHRVAPGTYDLKLTLVKIIDGGIEVDEIRSTKNVIDQEEIIGEILKTKFIVPLDTL from the coding sequence ATGAAGCCGTCTGTAATCCAATCATGGATCACCACCCACAACCGGCAAATTCTTTTTGCGGCAATCGCGCTATATAGCGGATTATTTTCGCTAATCGCTATCTGGAAATACCACAACTTCTACTATACTGCCATTGATCTGGCAATTTTTAATCAAACTTTTTTCAACTCGCTTTTGGGAAACTGGTTTGGGCTAACCATTCATCCGCCAAGCTACCTAGGCGATCATTTTTCACCATTACTCATACTATTACTACCGTTTTATGCCCTGACCAAAAATCCGGAAAGTTTGCTGATACTGCTGGCAACAATCAACGGCCTAAGTGCTTGGCCACTATATCTGATTGCCAAAAAAGCGCTGGGTGCTAAACTGGCGCTGCCAGTTGCCCTGGCCTGGTTGCTAAACCCGGTAGTACAAAACACCACGCTGTTTGAATTTAATTTTTTGTCGTTTGCCGTGTTCTTTTTGTTCTGGGCGTTTTATAGCTACCAAAGAAAAAAATTCCTGCCGGCAGTCCTCTTTTTACTATTGGCGATGCTTGCCCGCGAAGACGTTAGTCTAGTAGTCTTAATGTTTGGCATTGTTGCTTTAGGTCAAAAAAAATCATGGCGTTGGGTTGTTACGCCGTTGATTATGGGTTTGGTCTATTTTAGCGCCGCAGTTTTTGTAATAAAAGTCTTCGCCCCGGCCGATGAATATAAATTTTTTATCTACTACCCCTGGATTAATCACCTAACAACCCAGCCATGGCTACCGATTATTTATCTGCTACGACCCAATAACATTATCTACCTTATCGGTCTTGGGTTAACGGTAGTTTTTTTACCATTAATAAGCCCGCTCTTTTTATTACTTGGTGCCATTATAGCGCTACAACTCCTGCTTGGCGGGTCGGGTGGCGGACAACTCCTGCTGGAAACCCACTACTCCAGCCTGTTATTGCCAGCACTATTTATCGCCTCAATTTATGGCTTAAAAAAAATTTTTGACCCAAACCAGAAACCAACCATTATTAAGCTTGTCAACCAACACCGTGCACTACTTACTACACTCTTAGTCTTTGGCGTTTTCTATGCTAGCGTAACACTGGGCCCGGCCTCCGGCATTTGGCAGCACCGACACCGAACCGACAACAGTAAAGCGCGCGCCACCATGCTTCGGCAAATTCCCGACGACCAAGCCGTTGCTAGTAGCTACCAATTTTTACCGACGCTATCCTCGCGAAAAAATATTTACTCTTTTAATTATGCCTTTTTAGGCAAGCAGCAATTTTTACGTAGCGACTACAAACTGCCCGAAGACACTACCTGGATCGCTTTAGATTTTTCCGATCTAATCACCTACCAAATCCAATACGGCTTCAATCCTTATTACCAAAATCAATACCAGGCCGCGCTTAAAACGTGGCCAAAACTGCTTGATGATTTTGGGCTGGTGGCCATTACTGATAGCTACGCCCTATACCAACGCAATGCAACTGCAGCCTTTGAACTAGTAAAAATTTTAGACACGCCACCAATTAATGCCAATGCTGTTTCCCTAACCAACGGGGTGATATTTTTAGGTTACCAAAAAGAAGCCGGACAATATCAACTACTTTGGCAACTCATGCTGCCGCAAGAAATACCTTATCGCATACGCCTAGAATTGATTAAAGACGGTAAAACCGTATACCAAAAACTGTATCCCTTTGGATATGATTTATTACTAAACGCACCAGCGGGGCCAGCAAATGTCCAAACTAATTATTGGTTTAACCCCGACCATCGCGTAGCTCCCGGAACATATGACCTAAAGCTGACGCTGGTCAAGATAATTGATGGCGGTATTGAGGTTGATGAAATTCGGTCCACTAAAAATGTGATTGATCAGGAAGAAATTATAGGCGAAATATTAAAAACAAAATTTATTGTACCACTTGATACACTGTAA
- a CDS encoding glycosyltransferase family 2 protein — MPTLSIVIPVYNEKKYIAEILNKVDRLEITGLDKEVVIVDDGSTDGTIDLLKMINRPNWRVIFSEHNQGKGAALRQGFKHTTGDIVAIQDADLEYSPPDLEPLVQAIVRGQAKVAYGSRMISKNPVGHLSYYLGNKLISWLAQVLYRAQITDVETCYKVFSGPLLRQLSLRQNDFGFEVEVTAKVLRQGIKILELPISYRPRQFNEGKKISWIDGCKALWLLIVYRFNYHD, encoded by the coding sequence ATGCCAACGCTTTCTATTGTTATCCCGGTTTATAATGAGAAAAAGTACATTGCGGAAATTTTAAACAAGGTGGACCGGCTGGAGATTACCGGCTTGGATAAAGAGGTGGTAATTGTCGATGACGGTTCAACTGACGGCACGATTGATTTGTTAAAAATGATCAACCGACCAAACTGGCGTGTTATTTTCAGCGAACACAATCAGGGTAAGGGTGCGGCCTTGCGGCAGGGATTTAAACACACTACCGGTGATATTGTGGCGATTCAGGATGCTGATTTGGAATATAGCCCCCCTGATCTTGAACCATTGGTTCAGGCGATAGTTCGGGGGCAGGCAAAGGTGGCGTACGGTTCGCGGATGATTAGCAAAAATCCGGTCGGGCATTTGAGTTATTATTTGGGCAATAAGCTAATTTCGTGGCTGGCTCAGGTTTTATATCGGGCGCAGATTACGGACGTTGAAACGTGTTATAAGGTTTTTAGCGGCCCATTGTTACGTCAGCTGTCGTTACGACAAAATGATTTTGGATTTGAGGTTGAGGTAACGGCAAAAGTTCTAAGGCAGGGAATTAAGATTTTAGAGCTGCCAATCAGCTACCGGCCACGACAATTTAATGAAGGTAAAAAAATCAGCTGGATTGATGGATGTAAGGCATTATGGTTGTTGATTGTTTATCGTTTTAATTACCATGATTAA
- a CDS encoding polyprenol monophosphomannose synthase, translating to MAKTYLVIPTYNERGNVQRLLETIFALGINDVHVLIVDDNSPDRTGELVTSLQSRFANLELLSRQTKDGLGRAYLAGFEHALRAGAEYIFEMDADFSHDPKYIPDFLRAIESADLVLGSRYIAGGGVTNWNWSRRLISRFGNLYARAVLGLPYHDLTGGFKCYRRTVLEKIGLADFSSVGYNFQIETTYKVHLAGYKIVEIPIIFTERAEGKSKFSIKIIIESFWKVLKLRNQKSR from the coding sequence ATGGCTAAAACATACTTAGTTATTCCAACATATAATGAGCGAGGAAACGTCCAAAGGCTACTTGAAACAATTTTTGCCTTAGGGATTAATGATGTGCATGTTTTGATTGTTGACGACAATTCTCCGGACCGGACCGGTGAACTGGTTACGTCGCTTCAGTCTCGCTTTGCCAATCTGGAGCTGCTGAGCCGTCAGACCAAAGACGGGCTTGGGCGGGCTTATCTGGCCGGATTTGAGCATGCATTACGGGCTGGTGCGGAGTATATTTTTGAGATGGATGCTGACTTTTCCCATGATCCTAAATATATCCCAGACTTTTTACGTGCGATTGAATCGGCCGATTTAGTGCTTGGTTCTCGCTATATTGCCGGCGGCGGAGTAACTAACTGGAATTGGAGCCGTCGGTTGATTAGCCGTTTTGGTAATTTGTATGCCCGAGCTGTTTTAGGGCTACCATATCACGATTTGACGGGAGGATTTAAGTGTTATCGCCGGACCGTTTTAGAGAAAATTGGTTTAGCTGATTTTAGTTCGGTGGGGTACAACTTTCAAATTGAAACCACGTATAAGGTTCATTTAGCCGGGTATAAAATTGTTGAGATTCCTATTATTTTTACGGAACGAGCCGAAGGCAAGTCTAAATTTAGCATCAAAATTATCATCGAAAGTTTTTGGAAAGTTTTAAAACTAAGGAATCAAAAATCTCGTTAA
- a CDS encoding glycosyltransferase family 2 protein, whose amino-acid sequence MKVLIVIPAYNEETLIQSTVERVVSFASKNLTVDWEVVVADNQSTDQTALIVQSLAAKFFQVKYLMVPVRGKGAAIRAGWNNFSADVYCFMDADLATDLAALPALIDGLASGYDLAVGSRYHPDSLVKRSLTRRVFSLGYRLALRLLVGLRVKDAPCGFKAINSKIKENLLPHVQNDQWFFDSELLILAAHQGYRIKEIPVIWQDPREGSDKSRVKPWSLALAYLKHVLELRKRLM is encoded by the coding sequence ATGAAAGTTTTAATCGTTATTCCTGCTTATAATGAGGAAACGCTCATTCAGTCAACGGTTGAGCGTGTGGTTAGCTTTGCTTCAAAAAATCTAACAGTCGATTGGGAGGTAGTCGTCGCTGACAACCAATCAACAGATCAGACCGCTTTGATTGTTCAATCGTTGGCGGCAAAATTTTTTCAGGTTAAATATTTAATGGTTCCAGTGAGGGGCAAGGGTGCGGCTATTCGAGCGGGCTGGAATAATTTTTCAGCCGACGTATATTGTTTTATGGACGCCGATTTGGCTACCGATTTAGCTGCTTTGCCCGCTTTAATCGACGGCTTGGCCAGCGGGTATGATTTAGCGGTCGGCAGCCGGTACCACCCTGATTCGCTGGTGAAAAGATCGTTAACGCGCCGGGTATTTTCTTTGGGCTATCGCTTGGCTTTGCGATTATTGGTTGGTCTGCGAGTTAAAGACGCGCCTTGTGGGTTTAAGGCAATTAATAGTAAAATTAAAGAAAATTTATTACCCCACGTGCAAAATGACCAGTGGTTTTTTGATTCGGAGCTCTTAATTTTGGCCGCCCATCAGGGCTATCGCATTAAAGAAATACCGGTGATTTGGCAAGATCCGCGCGAAGGGTCAGATAAAAGTCGCGTTAAGCCGTGGTCACTGGCACTGGCGTATCTTAAACACGTTTTGGAGTTGCGAAAAAGACTTATGTAA
- a CDS encoding glycosyltransferase family 39 protein, translating into MFKNFLFNKPLVMWGLISAFFYFVLALIINRFDYLDSAYVITSMALLGLYVVYFLLFQFYQNHSWKRDELQTILFFGAVFILIMVLMVPGEYNDFYHYFFEDIVIVKYQQNPYFVAPLNVPHEPLAVLSGWQFLPAQHGPARFLLTVPAAWLSQGSIVIGIFLYKVIFAVFTALSAWLAYQIARQFDPAKAIFIYLLCAWNPLILFGTFAGGGTDILLVFWLLAAVYLAIKERPVLAIAALGLSVLIKYVTILLVPIFLIYFWRRQSTTGAKLKVAAYQTATLVLMTLGFFAPFWQGAGTLDGVVWVGRFFDVNSFPGLVSIIFYFVSPTLEWYSLKVIFELFFVAIYALTLYRFWRVMEMTASTMVYSSVIILSWFLLLAKFWFYPKYLIWLIPLMFLSKKFFYLPAVFLTGFVIISPYSSVLMPVAMIIPTLVFGFYYFVRRENKFKII; encoded by the coding sequence ATGTTTAAAAATTTTTTATTTAACAAGCCATTGGTGATGTGGGGGCTGATTTCGGCCTTTTTTTATTTCGTCCTCGCTCTGATTATTAATCGGTTTGATTATTTAGATTCAGCATATGTCATAACCTCAATGGCCTTATTGGGGTTGTATGTAGTTTATTTTTTGTTGTTTCAATTTTATCAAAATCATTCTTGGAAACGTGACGAGCTTCAAACCATTTTATTTTTTGGAGCTGTTTTTATACTGATCATGGTGTTGATGGTGCCGGGGGAATACAATGATTTTTACCATTATTTTTTTGAAGATATCGTGATTGTTAAGTACCAGCAAAATCCGTATTTTGTTGCCCCACTTAATGTGCCGCACGAGCCGCTGGCAGTCTTGAGTGGCTGGCAGTTTTTACCGGCCCAGCACGGCCCAGCACGGTTTTTATTGACAGTACCGGCAGCCTGGTTAAGCCAGGGGAGCATTGTTATTGGGATTTTTTTATACAAAGTTATATTTGCCGTATTTACGGCGCTGTCAGCTTGGCTGGCATATCAGATTGCCCGGCAGTTTGATCCTGCCAAGGCTATTTTTATTTATTTGCTGTGTGCGTGGAATCCGTTAATACTGTTTGGTACGTTTGCCGGAGGTGGCACTGATATCTTATTGGTGTTTTGGCTGCTGGCGGCGGTGTATTTGGCGATTAAAGAAAGACCCGTTTTAGCGATTGCTGCTCTTGGTTTGTCGGTTTTGATTAAGTATGTCACTATTTTATTAGTACCAATTTTTTTGATATATTTTTGGCGTCGTCAGTCGACTACAGGAGCTAAGTTAAAAGTGGCTGCATATCAAACAGCAACCCTGGTCTTGATGACGCTTGGATTTTTTGCCCCGTTTTGGCAGGGGGCCGGCACGCTAGATGGGGTAGTTTGGGTCGGGCGATTTTTTGATGTTAATTCATTTCCGGGGTTAGTTAGCATTATATTTTATTTTGTCAGTCCGACTTTGGAATGGTATTCTTTGAAGGTGATTTTTGAATTATTTTTTGTCGCCATTTATGCGTTGACTTTGTATCGGTTTTGGCGCGTTATGGAGATGACGGCGTCAACCATGGTGTACAGCAGCGTGATCATTTTAAGCTGGTTTTTGCTGCTGGCCAAGTTTTGGTTTTATCCGAAATATTTGATTTGGTTGATACCGTTAATGTTTTTATCAAAAAAATTTTTTTATTTGCCCGCGGTTTTTTTGACCGGCTTTGTTATCATCTCGCCATATTCGTCGGTTTTAATGCCAGTGGCAATGATTATCCCAACATTGGTTTTTGGCTTTTATTATTTCGTCCGTCGGGAAAACAAGTTTAAAATCATATGA
- a CDS encoding SIS domain-containing protein yields MTSRLDDEKIVAKLDPGHALEAVAQLGEQVASAWRDFKKVSVPKSYRQINKIVLNGMGGSQLGAHLLSSVYFKELQKPFVIVNSYELPGYIDNKTLYIVSSYSGNTEEPLATIAEARRRGAKIFGIAAGGKLGQLITSGKIPGFVFDPVANPSGQPRLGLGYSLTAQLALFNKLGLLRITDFDIKQQLALLKKCNQRFGFSVTQSKNPAKKMALALAGNAAVIVASEHLVGTAHIFANQTNETGKTFSTYYAIPELNHHLLESLKNPKTNRTSLLFMFFESKLYYPKNQLRFSVTKQVVRKNAIKQLSYTVTAQDRLGQALEILSLGSYATFYLALLNNINPNLIPWVDYFKRQLDRQR; encoded by the coding sequence ATGACTAGTCGTTTAGATGATGAAAAAATAGTTGCCAAACTGGACCCGGGGCACGCGCTTGAGGCGGTAGCGCAGCTGGGAGAACAAGTGGCCTCTGCCTGGCGCGATTTTAAGAAAGTGAGTGTGCCAAAATCATATCGGCAGATTAATAAAATTGTGCTTAATGGGATGGGAGGCTCTCAATTAGGGGCGCATTTATTGTCCTCGGTTTATTTCAAAGAGCTACAAAAGCCGTTTGTGATTGTGAACAGCTATGAGTTGCCAGGCTATATAGATAATAAAACCCTATATATCGTTTCAAGTTATTCGGGTAATACAGAAGAACCGTTGGCGACAATCGCCGAAGCCAGGCGTCGTGGTGCTAAAATTTTTGGCATTGCCGCCGGGGGCAAGCTTGGGCAGCTGATTACTTCCGGTAAAATCCCTGGTTTTGTTTTTGACCCGGTTGCTAATCCGTCCGGTCAGCCGCGATTAGGGTTGGGCTATTCGCTGACGGCTCAGCTAGCACTGTTTAATAAACTAGGGCTCTTACGAATAACCGACTTTGATATCAAGCAGCAATTAGCTTTACTGAAAAAATGTAACCAGCGCTTTGGTTTTTCTGTCACCCAGTCTAAGAATCCGGCAAAAAAGATGGCGCTAGCTTTGGCCGGCAATGCGGCGGTGATAGTGGCGTCGGAACATCTGGTTGGCACCGCCCATATTTTTGCCAATCAAACTAATGAAACCGGTAAAACGTTTTCAACCTATTATGCCATTCCCGAACTTAACCACCATCTACTAGAAAGTTTAAAAAATCCAAAAACGAATCGGACCAGTCTGCTGTTTATGTTTTTTGAGTCAAAGCTTTACTACCCCAAAAACCAGTTGCGATTCTCAGTGACTAAACAGGTAGTCCGTAAGAATGCCATTAAACAGCTGTCGTATACTGTCACTGCGCAAGATCGGTTGGGTCAGGCGTTAGAGATTTTATCGCTTGGCAGTTATGCCACTTTTTATTTAGCATTGCTTAATAATATTAATCCAAACCTTATTCCGTGGGTTGATTACTTTAAACGTCAGCTTGATAGACAGCGTTAA
- the galT gene encoding galactose-1-phosphate uridylyltransferase, with translation MNKSEIRKDYIQDKYVIIAPRRNNRPHDIEKPVRQPVPKKDCVFCPKAVDKNNTVLATTKKTAGAKEPWAVKVIANKFPSVTTDNPKAYGRQEVIVETPNHQHETEELSDSRVVEILKTYADRTKKISEDKKIDYILIFKNNGGAAGASLQHAHSQIFATEFLPPNLRDKSDKIHDYKIRTGRCVFCDVIKKEKTGPRLIFQDKHMIAFCPYASRHNYEVWLMPKRHLDNITLINEQELKSFARFLKKILKKINKLGLPYNYYFHQVIKDEDQHFYMKITPRGSVWAGVEIAAGLIINPIAPEEAAKFYRQ, from the coding sequence ATGAACAAATCTGAAATTCGCAAAGATTATATTCAAGATAAATATGTTATTATTGCGCCGCGACGCAACAATCGCCCGCACGACATTGAAAAACCAGTCCGACAGCCAGTCCCTAAAAAGGATTGCGTATTTTGTCCGAAAGCAGTCGATAAAAACAACACCGTTTTAGCCACCACTAAAAAAACAGCTGGGGCAAAAGAGCCCTGGGCCGTTAAGGTTATTGCTAATAAATTTCCGTCAGTAACTACTGACAACCCCAAAGCATACGGCCGGCAAGAAGTTATTGTGGAAACCCCTAATCACCAGCATGAAACCGAAGAACTTTCCGACAGCCGGGTGGTTGAGATTTTAAAAACCTACGCCGATCGGACCAAAAAAATATCTGAGGACAAAAAAATCGACTACATCTTGATTTTTAAAAATAACGGCGGCGCCGCCGGGGCATCGCTTCAACACGCCCACTCCCAAATTTTTGCCACCGAATTTTTGCCACCGAATTTACGGGATAAATCCGACAAAATCCATGATTACAAAATCAGAACCGGCCGGTGCGTCTTTTGCGATGTAATTAAAAAAGAAAAGACCGGGCCGCGGCTGATATTTCAGGACAAACATATGATTGCATTTTGCCCATATGCTTCGCGACACAACTATGAGGTTTGGCTCATGCCTAAAAGACATCTGGATAACATTACTTTAATTAACGAACAAGAATTAAAAAGCTTCGCCCGATTTCTTAAAAAAATTCTTAAAAAAATTAATAAATTAGGTTTGCCGTACAACTATTACTTTCATCAAGTAATCAAAGACGAAGACCAGCATTTTTACATGAAAATTACCCCGCGAGGTTCTGTTTGGGCTGGAGTGGAAATTGCCGCCGGACTCATTATCAATCCCATTGCTCCGGAAGAGGCGGCGAAATTTTATCGCCAATAA
- the ruvC gene encoding crossover junction endodeoxyribonuclease RuvC translates to MPKSSTTPLVILGIDPGLADTGFGVVHQSGNKLKMVDYGSIKTKAGLPLEKRLLEIHESLVTLIKAHRPSAISIEKLFFCKNLKTAIDVGQARGVVLLTAGQYQLQISEFTPLEIKLALTSYGKASKNQIKQMVKNILQLEKLPKSDDAADALASAICCAHSLTKIK, encoded by the coding sequence ATGCCGAAATCTAGTACAACGCCATTAGTCATTCTGGGCATTGACCCGGGCCTAGCCGACACTGGTTTTGGGGTTGTTCACCAAAGTGGTAATAAACTGAAAATGGTTGATTACGGTTCAATTAAAACTAAAGCTGGATTACCACTTGAAAAACGACTGCTAGAAATCCACGAATCGCTAGTGACATTAATTAAGGCTCACCGGCCAAGCGCCATTTCAATTGAGAAGCTGTTTTTTTGTAAAAACTTAAAAACGGCAATTGACGTGGGGCAGGCCCGAGGCGTGGTCTTACTGACCGCCGGACAATACCAGTTACAAATTAGCGAATTTACCCCTCTGGAAATAAAACTAGCACTAACCAGCTATGGCAAAGCCAGCAAAAATCAAATAAAACAAATGGTTAAAAATATCTTGCAACTGGAGAAACTGCCTAAATCCGATGACGCAGCCGATGCATTAGCTTCCGCCATTTGCTGTGCCCACTCATTAACAAAAATAAAATAA
- a CDS encoding YebC/PmpR family DNA-binding transcriptional regulator: MSGHSKWHQIHRQKGVADAKRGAIFTKLGNNITVAAKLGGGDPDSNFRLRLAIDQAKAANMPKDNIERAIKRGTGELNDGKKIETVNYEGYGPDATAFIIEALTDNRNRTSSNIKHILNKAGGLLAGPNSVAWMFEQKGVIRIKNLAEDLELPLIDAGAQDIVKEDGGVTIYTDPSSLKKVKELLEQHGVEIDYAETEQVAKDKKAVSEEQKEKIQKLFDDLDNDEDVSNYYTNAEI, encoded by the coding sequence ATGTCTGGACACAGTAAATGGCACCAAATCCATCGACAAAAAGGTGTCGCCGACGCTAAACGTGGGGCAATCTTCACTAAACTAGGCAATAACATTACCGTTGCCGCCAAGCTTGGCGGCGGTGACCCTGATAGCAATTTTCGCTTACGCCTAGCTATTGACCAAGCCAAGGCCGCCAATATGCCCAAAGACAACATTGAGCGGGCAATTAAGCGGGGTACTGGTGAGCTAAACGACGGCAAAAAAATTGAAACTGTTAACTACGAGGGATATGGGCCGGATGCCACGGCTTTCATCATTGAAGCGCTAACCGACAATCGCAATCGCACGAGTTCAAATATTAAACACATCTTAAACAAAGCAGGTGGTCTCTTAGCCGGACCAAACAGTGTAGCCTGGATGTTCGAACAAAAAGGAGTAATTCGGATCAAAAACCTTGCCGAAGACCTTGAACTCCCCCTAATTGATGCTGGGGCACAAGACATTGTTAAAGAAGATGGCGGCGTCACCATTTATACCGACCCAAGTAGTCTAAAAAAAGTAAAGGAGTTATTAGAACAACATGGCGTTGAAATTGATTATGCTGAAACCGAGCAAGTAGCTAAAGACAAAAAGGCGGTCAGCGAGGAGCAAAAAGAAAAAATCCAAAAACTTTTTGATGATCTTGATAACGACGAAGACGTCAGCAATTATTACACGAATGCCGAAATCTAG